A segment of the Terribacillus aidingensis genome:
TAGCATCTACAATAGAAGTGACATAGAACCAGATTCAACTTGGATTTACACTATTTCACCCAAAAGGCGGCGACACGGAAATGGAGAAATCCTATCTATCATTTTCAGCTCCACCACTGCCATATTTCGTGGAAGGAAACAGCACGACCTTTCACAAAGGACAGCAGCATCCTGCGAGAAGAAAATTAGGATTATTCGATATCATCCTCATCCGAAAGGGTACTTTATGTATCGGTGAAGAAGCATCGCAATGGGACATTTCTGCCGGCGATGCATTAATTCTTGAGCCGAACAAATATCATTATCCAACCGCTCGCTGCGCATCAGATACGACATTTTATTGGCTGCATATGCAAAGCTCATCCCGCTGGACGGAGCAGCCTGCTTGTGACCCTATCTTACCGGCTCAGACTATATCGTCGCTGCATTACCATACAGAGCATGCAACGATACATCTTCCAAAATATCAGCAAATACCTCACCGGAATGCGCTGTTCAAAACGGTAGAACGCCTGCTGCAATCCACCACCCAGCCGAGTTCTTTTGCTTTTTGGGAGACACAGCAATTGTTCATGCAAGTGCTGCAGCATTTATCTTATAATCCAATGCCACAGCACACCTCATTGCGATTAGCGGAACAAGTTGAAATGTATCTAAAACAGCATTACAACCAACACATCACGAATGCCACCCTGGCACAGCACTTCCATGTGCATGAAAACTACTTGGCCAGATGTATGAAACAAGCTTTTTCTTGCACTCCGCTTGCATACTTAGCAGCTTACCGATTACACCAAGCACGCTTGCTTCTTATAACAACAGACTGGTCTTTGCAGCAAATTGCGGGAGAAGTTGGTTTTACAAGACAAGGCTATTT
Coding sequences within it:
- a CDS encoding AraC family transcriptional regulator, whose protein sequence is MEKSYLSFSAPPLPYFVEGNSTTFHKGQQHPARRKLGLFDIILIRKGTLCIGEEASQWDISAGDALILEPNKYHYPTARCASDTTFYWLHMQSSSRWTEQPACDPILPAQTISSLHYHTEHATIHLPKYQQIPHRNALFKTVERLLQSTTQPSSFAFWETQQLFMQVLQHLSYNPMPQHTSLRLAEQVEMYLKQHYNQHITNATLAQHFHVHENYLARCMKQAFSCTPLAYLAAYRLHQARLLLITTDWSLQQIAGEVGFTRQGYFSKSFKAKYGLSPSQYRQDMSKA